From the genome of Danio rerio strain Tuebingen ecotype United States chromosome 2, GRCz12tu, whole genome shotgun sequence, one region includes:
- the LOC100333325 gene encoding tripartite motif-containing protein 16-like, whose translation MKLKSNMATASTSTAMEEADPDLNSSGPQDVNCSSCIGKKRKAEQFCLQCSESYCDFHLDLHNTLHVGKRHKLMEPCTALLENICVDHGRRLEVYCRTDQKCICHLCITDKHTGHHVISVQEEVANKQGKLWELQKKAIDIIEAKEKDVQALKQAIEVFRASENKALVNNEKSFTELIQSMKDNQNKVTALIQGQAKSAVKQAEGFIQILQQEISVIRAKNTDLMDLELLSQSNNDVRFLQSAVFMPLLTAYKQSFVFHVHPYNSFERDSMFVDELVKKLNTTSKQSLLRVSRKVKNTRIVASPPPKTREEFLQYATKLSFNTNSAHKYLLFRNDNQEVMASNQLQDYPEHTQRFNCRAQILCNEALRGSSKYWEVEVGGGSWVCIAVSYQGIHRKGKPRTLFGRNANSWGLRCFWSTYEFWHDNKTTFTKHESRAPKIGVYLNYRAGVLAFYSVSGVNMSLIYKHKTVFKEPVYAGFGLAGKGSYVRLCNPVKTETITSLPFPFKFESKTSPFSPFKFGSL comes from the exons ATGAAACTCAAGTCAAATATGGCCACTGCCAGCACATCCACAGCCATGGAGGAAGCAGATCCAGACCTTAATTCAAGTGGACCTCAAGATGTAAACTGTTCGTCGTGCATTGGAAAAAAGCGCAAGGCTGAACAGTTCTGTCTGCAGTGTTCGGAGTCATACTGTGATTTTCATCTTGACTTGCATAACACTTTGCACGTTGGGAAGAGGCACAAACTAATGGAGCCATGTACAGCCCTGCTGGAGAACATCTGTGTTGATCATGGCAGGAGGCTGGAGGTGTATTGCCGAACAGACCAAAAGTGCATCTGTCACCTGTGCATTACTGATAAACACACAGGTCATCATGTCATCTCAGTGCAAGAGGAGGTGGCCAACAAACAG GGTAAGCTGTGGGAGTTGCAGAAGAAGGCCATTGACATAATTGAAGCAAAAGAGAAAGACGTGCAAGCGCTGAAACAAGCCATTGAGGTTTTCAGG GCTTCAGAAAATAAGGCACTGGTGAACAATGAGAAGAGCTTCACTGAGCTGATCCAATCTATGAAGGACAATCAAAACAAAGTGACAGCTCTGATCCAGGGTCAGGCAAAGTCTGCTGTGAAGCAAGCAGAGGGCTTCATACAGATCCTACAGCAAGAGATCAGCGTTATAAGGGCAAAAAATACTGATCTTATGGACCTGGAGCTGCTGTCTCAGTCAAACAATGATGTTCGCTTTCTTCAG AGTGCAGTGTTCATGCCTTTACTGACTGCGTATAAACAGTCATTCGTCTTCCATGTTCATCCATACAATTCTTTTGAGCGTGACTCCATGTTTGTTGATGAACTGGTTAAAAAGCTAAACACAACCAGCAAGCAGAGTTTACTCAGAGTTTCCAGAAAAG TGAAAAACACTAGAATTGTGGCATCACCACCGCCAAAGACAAGAGAAGAGTTTCTACAGT ATGCAACAAAGCTCTCTTTCAATACCAACTCAGCGCATAAATATCTGCTCTTCAGAAATGACAACCAAGAGGTGATGGCCTCAAACCAGCTTCAGGACTATCCTGAACACACTCAGAGGTTTAACTGCAGGGCACAGATCCTGTGCAACGAAGCCCTGAGAGGGTCCTCAAAATACTGGGAGGTGGAGGTTGGAGGGGGTTCTTGGGTCTGCATTGCTGTGTCCTATCAAGGAATCCACAGAAAAGGCAAACCACGTACTCTTTTTGGGAGAAATGCCAACTCGTGGGGACTGCGCTGTTTCTGGTCCACCTATGAATTCTGGCATGACAATAAGACAACATTTACAAAGCACGAATCTCGTGCACCCAAAATAGGAGTGTATTTGAACTATAGGGCTGGGGTCTTGGCATTTTACAGTGTTTCCGGGGTCAACATGAGTCTCATTTATAAGCACAAAACTGTTTTTAAAGAGCCTGTGTATGCTGGGTTTGGACTGGCTGGGAAAGGTTCTTACGTGAGACTCTGCAATCCTGTGAAAACTGAGACAATAACGTCTCTTCCTTTTCCATTTAAGTTTGAATCTAAAACATCTCCCTTCTCTCCATTTAAATTTGGCAGtttgtaa